From Rhododendron vialii isolate Sample 1 chromosome 10a, ASM3025357v1, the proteins below share one genomic window:
- the LOC131303515 gene encoding uncharacterized protein LOC131303515, translating into MFIILKAFIKYCPILFPVTVPYFTALKYLKAGEDCFEFADKSLVGTIMADLSTMKYDGSRGVQEHILNMYDKAVMLATLGIQVDESFLIQAILNSLPAQFGPFKIHCNAHKKEWSLNELINLCVHEEVRLRKERRHTGLAVTQVAMKEKGKVRKYSPMKVNESEKSSQAHNGFTVKGHFCGSKGHVKEDCNKRKAWFEKKGIPFNPETGGK; encoded by the exons ATGTTTATAATTCTCAAAGCTTTTATTAAGTATTGTCCTATTTTGTTTCCTGTTACAGTTCCTTATTTCACTGCACTAAAATACCTAAAGGCTGGGGAAGATTGCTTTGAATTTGCTGATAAGTCACTTGTAGGTACAATTATGGCTGATTTAAGCACCATGAAATATGATGGTAGTCGTGGAGTTCAAGAGCATATTTTGAACATGTATGATAAAGCTGTAATGCTTGCAACCTTGGGAATTCAAGTGGATGAGTCTTTCCTTATTCAAGCTATACTTAATTCACTTCCAGCACAGTTTGGCCCATTCAAAATTCACTGTAATGCCCACAAGAAAGAGTGGAGTTTGAATGAGCTAATAAACTTGTGTGTTCATGAGGAAGTGAGATTGAGAAAGGAAAGACGTCACACTGGATTGGCTGTGACTCAAGTTGCTATGAAGGAAAAGGGTAAAGTGAGAAAATATTCACCAATGAAAGTCAATGAATCTGAGAAAAGTAGTCAGGCTCATAATGGTTTCACTGTCAAGGGTCACTTTTGTGGCAGTAAGGGACATGTGAAGGAGGACTGTAACAAGCGAAAGGCTTGGTTCGAAAAGAAGG GGATACCTTTCAACCCGGAAACCGGAGGAAAGTGA
- the LOC131303516 gene encoding uncharacterized protein LOC131303516, whose product MGRRISLLLLFFTACSLSLSSSSALSSDELSLVVAPFTTLQLSPSLRVEKSPGVKPGTSVRCTRVHIHGLSRLRNLTKFAHSVKVNVSIIESSARLPNVEVCFHRNLSIGIGMCPQGQWEKLVKVSWVRSMSPFDHKLLDVRMAGSSSGIIQVSIEEEFFLYRIVFLVSGIIIMTMASSLSKSLVFYYSSAMAVGIILVILMVLFQGMKLLPTGRKNSVAIFVYSSIVGLGSFFLGYLPGLLRSVLVDLGISDDMYYPLAIFLLLFLVLAGAWLGFWVVRKLVLTEEGLIDVGVSHFVAWSIRIIAAVMILQSSVDPLLAAEALLCGVLGSSLLRRVTRSRFIRHLYKKLRRTDKTNRRYQIPDSPPFEDYYDESVHDIQKPDHFEFLKPQSRPFRMAGCKTPVQGLTKTPPPSQLSNSGAYYSSFHSTPERREFSKDEWNKFTKESTKKALEELVSSPDFSKWAVANAERITLSPNEDTAVRSRRWLPWF is encoded by the exons ATGGGAAGAAGGATTTCTCTTCTTCTGCTTTTCTTCACGGCGtgttcactttctctctcctcctcctccgccctCTCTTCCGACGAGCTATCTCTAG TTGTTGCTCCGTTTACCACATTGCAACTGTCTCCAAGCTTGAGAGTCGAAAAGTCTCCTGGTGTCAAGCCTGGGACTTCTGTTCGATGCACACGAGTTCATATCCATGGTTTGTCAAGACTCAGAAATCTGACAAAATTTGCGCATTCAGTAAAAGTGAATGTTTCCATTATAGAGTCAAGTGCCCGTCTACCAAATGTTGAAGTCTGTTTCCACAG GAATCTCTCTATTGGGATAGGGATGTGCCCTCAAGGCCAGTGGGAAAAACTTGTCAAGGTTTCATGGGTTCGGTCCATGTCTCCTTTCGACCACAAGCTCTTAGATGTACGGATGGCTGGTTCTTCCTCAGGAATTATTCAGGTATCCATTGAAGAAG AGTTTTTCCTGTATCGCATTGTATTTTTGGTCTCGGGAATTATTATCATGACAATGGCCTCTTCTCTGAGCAAGTCTTTAGTTTTCTACTACAGCAGTGCAATGGCAGTTGGGATCATCCTTGTGATATTGATGGTCCTTTTTCAG GGGATGAAGCTTCTCCCAACTGGTCGGAAGAATTCAGTTGCAATTTTTGTGTACTCATCTATT GTTGGCTTGGGGTCCTTTTTCCTCGGCTATTTGCCAGGATTATTGCGCTCAGTTCTTGTGGATTTGGGAATTAGCGATGACATGTATTATCCT CTGGCAATATTTCTGCTTCTTTTCCTTGTTCTAGCTGGAGCTTGGTTGGGCTTCTGGGTTGTTCGCAAACTTGTCTTGACAGAAGAGGGATTGATTGATGTAGGAGTTTCTCATTTTGTTGCATGGTCCATCCGGATAATTGCTGCTGTTATGATTCTTCAG AGTTCAGTGGACCCTTTACTAGCAGCAGAGGCATTGCTATGTGGAGTATTGGGTTCATCATTACTCAGGAGAGTTACCAGATCAAGATTCATACGTCACTTGTACAA GAAATTACGCAGAACAGACAAGACCAACCGCAGATATCAGATTCCTGATTCACCACCATTCGAAGATTACTACGACGAAAGTGTACACGATATTCAGAAGCCTGATCACTTTGAATTCCTGAAGCCTCAATCCAGACCCTTTAGAATGGCTGGTTGCAAAACTCCTGTCCAAG GCTTAACCAAGACACCACCACCGAGTCAGCTCTCCAATTCTGGGGCTTATTATTCTAGCTTTCATTCAACTCCTGAACGACGGGAATTCTCAAAGGATGAATGGAATAAGTTCACGAAGGAGTCCACCAAGAAAGCACTGGAGGAACTTGTTTCCTCTCCTGATTTTAGCAAATGGGCTGTTGCTAATGCAGAAAGAATAACTCTCTCGCCCAATGAAGACACTGCCGTTCGATCTCGTAGGTGGCTGCCTTGGTTTTAG
- the LOC131303517 gene encoding NADH dehydrogenase [ubiquinone] iron-sulfur protein 4, mitochondrial produces MASSLQRLVNPARRVYGAASVPLSRHFSADSLVEIKPGEIGIVSGIPDEHLRRRVVIFSPARTATQQGSGKVGKWKINFMSTQKWENPLMGWTSTGDPYANVGDAGFGFDSEEAAVAFAQKHGWEYTVKKPHTPLLKIKAYADNFKWKGHPKTEGN; encoded by the exons ATGGCGAGCTCTCTGCAACGACTCGTGAATCCTGCCCGTCGCGTTTATGGAGCCGCTTCGGTTCCCTTGTCGAGGCATTTCTCTGCTGACTCCTTGGTCGAGATCAAACCCGGAGAGATCGGGATAGTCTCCGGGATTCCGGATGAACACCTTCGAAGGAGG GTTGTAATCTTTTCACCTGCTCGGACGGCCACACAACAAGGTTCTGGAAAAGTTGGAAAGTGGAAGATCAATTTCATGTCAACACAGAA ATGGGAAAATCCATTGATGGGTTGGACATCCACAGGAGATCCATATGCCAATGTTGGTGATGCTGGATTTGGTTTTGACAGTGAAGAAGCTGCCGTAGCATTTGCTCAGAAGCATGGTTGGGAATACACG GTGAAGAAACCCCACACACCGCTCTTGAAG ATTAAGGCTTATGCAGACAACTTCAAGTGGAAGGGGCACCCTAAAACTGAGGGAAACTGA